The following proteins are encoded in a genomic region of Iodidimonas sp. SYSU 1G8:
- a CDS encoding group II truncated hemoglobin gives MRQTPYDMLGGEAGVRALAAAFYDAMDRLEEAHDIRVMHAANLDEIKDKLFEYLSGWLGGPPLYRQKYGGICLTKAHAPYAIGEKERDQWLRCMEEALIEVGAPEELRQAAKVPFFRIADTVRNRRDDTAASSAHAC, from the coding sequence ATGCGACAGACACCCTACGACATGCTCGGCGGCGAAGCGGGCGTGCGCGCCCTCGCCGCCGCGTTCTACGACGCCATGGACAGGCTCGAGGAAGCACACGACATCCGGGTCATGCACGCCGCCAATCTGGACGAGATCAAGGACAAGCTGTTCGAATATCTGTCCGGCTGGCTGGGCGGCCCGCCGCTTTACCGCCAGAAATATGGCGGTATTTGCCTGACCAAGGCCCACGCGCCCTATGCCATCGGCGAAAAGGAGCGCGACCAGTGGCTGCGCTGCATGGAAGAGGCGCTGATCGAGGTCGGCGCGCCGGAAGAGCTGCGGCAGGCCGCGAAGGTGCCGTTCTTCCGGATCGCCGACACGGTCAGGAACCGACGCGACGACACCGCCGCTAGTAGCGCGCACGCATGCTGA